A stretch of Ectothiorhodospiraceae bacterium BW-2 DNA encodes these proteins:
- a CDS encoding potassium transporter KefB, with amino-acid sequence MPHSTILNDILILLSCAVVAVALFRRLQLPPILGYLVVGIATGTHALGWVPHGEAIELLAEIGVVFLLFMIGLEISIPHLIAMRTAVLGLGTAQVFITMSVVALIAIAFGVPTAAAWIIGGIIALSSTAIVAKQLVEQLEMQSRHGRTVLGILLFQDLAVVPFLVTIPILAQSGEQSMLQPMLWALLKAAIAFAILFAAGHWLLRPLFHAVTAARSIELFTLTILLVTLTAAAFTFELGLSLALGAFLAGMMLGETEYRHQIEAEVRPFRDVLMGLFFITVGTRLDISLVIEAWGTILLLTVGLIALKSSIIIAIVRLSGQELGVAVRSGVILAQGGEFGFALLTLGLSQGLFADQITQPILAALIFSMIIAPLMIRFNGAIAYRLCHDYRHHTLTEARNLEQASEELQQHVIICGFGRIGQNLASFLRSEGFTYVALDLDPNLIREAWEAGEQVFYGDSRSRDILHAAGIDRASALVVTFHDYHLAHHITATARQSAPHLMIVARTYDDHHFDELIAAGANDVVPESLEASLMLATHTLHHLGVEREEIDTLIESTRDEQYQRLRTVFHGNEIEDEIGGEEPRLHSLVFHSDSRLLGTALADLHASHYGVELIALRRHGIHGENPSPSLTLEADDTLVIRGQPAAINAFENSTL; translated from the coding sequence ATGCCCCATAGTACAATTCTTAACGATATTCTCATCCTACTTAGCTGCGCTGTGGTGGCGGTGGCGCTGTTTCGGCGGCTGCAACTACCGCCCATTCTCGGCTATCTGGTGGTCGGCATCGCGACCGGCACCCATGCCCTCGGCTGGGTACCCCATGGCGAAGCGATAGAGCTTTTGGCCGAAATTGGGGTGGTGTTTCTGCTGTTTATGATTGGGCTGGAGATTTCGATCCCCCACCTAATTGCCATGCGTACAGCGGTATTGGGGCTCGGCACGGCCCAAGTCTTCATAACGATGAGTGTGGTGGCGCTTATCGCCATCGCCTTTGGCGTACCGACAGCGGCAGCTTGGATCATCGGCGGCATTATCGCCCTCTCCTCTACCGCTATTGTCGCGAAACAGCTTGTAGAGCAGCTAGAGATGCAGTCGCGCCACGGCCGTACCGTTCTCGGCATCCTGCTGTTTCAGGATCTAGCGGTGGTGCCGTTTTTGGTCACTATTCCGATCTTAGCCCAAAGCGGCGAGCAGTCGATGCTACAGCCGATGTTGTGGGCACTCCTAAAGGCGGCCATCGCCTTTGCGATCCTCTTTGCCGCCGGCCACTGGCTGCTGCGCCCCCTGTTTCACGCTGTGACCGCCGCCCGCTCAATTGAGCTCTTTACCCTCACCATTTTATTAGTGACGCTCACCGCCGCCGCCTTTACCTTTGAGTTAGGGCTGTCGCTGGCGCTAGGGGCCTTTTTAGCCGGTATGATGCTGGGCGAAACCGAATATCGTCACCAAATCGAGGCTGAAGTGCGCCCCTTTCGAGATGTACTGATGGGGCTCTTTTTTATTACCGTCGGCACTCGGCTCGATATCTCACTGGTCATCGAGGCTTGGGGGACGATTCTGTTATTAACAGTGGGGTTAATCGCCCTAAAAAGCTCGATTATTATCGCCATCGTTCGGCTCTCGGGACAGGAGCTGGGGGTAGCGGTGCGCAGCGGCGTCATTTTGGCTCAAGGGGGTGAGTTCGGCTTTGCTCTGTTAACTTTGGGGTTAAGTCAGGGACTCTTTGCCGATCAGATCACCCAGCCGATTTTGGCGGCGCTTATCTTTAGCATGATTATCGCCCCACTCATGATTCGTTTTAACGGTGCCATCGCCTACCGCCTCTGCCACGACTACCGCCACCACACTCTGACCGAAGCTCGCAATCTGGAGCAGGCGAGTGAGGAGTTACAGCAGCATGTGATCATTTGCGGCTTTGGCCGTATTGGGCAAAATCTAGCCAGTTTCCTACGCAGCGAAGGGTTTACCTATGTGGCGCTCGATCTCGATCCGAATCTGATTCGAGAGGCGTGGGAGGCGGGAGAGCAGGTCTTTTATGGCGATAGCCGTAGCCGCGATATCCTCCACGCTGCGGGTATCGATCGTGCTAGTGCGCTGGTGGTCACCTTCCACGACTACCATCTCGCCCACCATATTACGGCCACCGCCCGCCAGAGCGCCCCCCACCTAATGATTGTCGCCCGCACCTATGATGATCACCACTTTGACGAACTCATCGCCGCGGGTGCAAACGATGTCGTCCCTGAGTCACTTGAAGCGAGCCTCATGCTCGCGACCCACACCCTGCACCACTTAGGGGTAGAGCGGGAGGAAATCGACACCCTCATTGAGAGCACCCGTGACGAACAGTATCAGCGTTTAAGAACGGTCTTTCATGGTAACGAGATCGAAGATGAGATCGGTGGTGAGGAGCCACGCCTCCACTCCCTTGTCTTTCATAGCGATAGCCGCCTGTTAGGCACCGCACTTGCTGATCTTCATGCTAGCCACTACGGCGTGGAACTCATCGCACTACGGCGCCACGGGATTCATGGTGAAAACCCCTCCCCTAGCCTCACCCTTGAGGCCGACGATACGCTAGTGATTCGGGGACAACCGGCGGCGATTAACGCTTTTGAAAATAGCACACTGTAA
- a CDS encoding acyl carrier protein has translation MSGAVESNVRDFLGQFVSDPDVDGEHDLFASGMVNSLFAMQLVLFVEKEYGIVVANEDLDYENFKSVNAIVAFIEQKR, from the coding sequence GTGAGTGGTGCAGTAGAGAGCAATGTTCGTGATTTTTTAGGGCAGTTTGTGAGTGATCCGGATGTAGATGGCGAACACGATCTATTTGCTTCCGGCATGGTCAACTCGTTATTTGCAATGCAGCTAGTACTATTTGTTGAAAAAGAGTACGGCATTGTGGTCGCCAACGAAGATCTTGACTACGAAAACTTCAAGTCGGTCAATGCGATTGTGGCGTTTATCGAACAGAAGCGGTAG
- a CDS encoding glycosyltransferase, which yields MSLSDSTIALIYLTRSSTMPPSPFYRQLRLGYDQFLLEQSNRFPSAETVRIDLHCHDHNSDRPDELYGRILNLPETWLKTKTLIKRLANQRCDLFTITNHNNARSCWKLLDKGIDVLPGAEFTCHFPDRQTSIHVLTYGFTPEQESHLNRLRHNIYHFAAYANEHYLPTVLPHPLYFYSLKHQPTLELLELFACLFERFEVLNGQRGYWQNGLTRHWIESLTEETIDAYGKKHGLNPFDFCRRPYQKRLTGGSDDHNGIFAGSCGTLVRIPDLERRLRQQKLSTLVLEGLREGELAPFGSVGEDEKLSVTFLDYFAQVTMTMDDPGLMRLLLFNAPTEDKLWCLAIGNAIFELRRHKYTMQFLRAFHHALHGKKPGKWLKWSVSRDYKPVLLQLEQLAKAERQQPEQFQLQLRQTLFQVHNDILQLMLHRIDKGAATPIDFSHLLSLSTEELGESLELPAHLRQLFTPTKSKRGSAGESQQPMANFNPAELVDQLSFPTLALSLLLGAFFTSSRVVHANRPFLNSLAEHLQQLQHPQRILWLTDTFDDKNGVSNSMQSLLKAIQHQNYPIDILVCHPTLQPQAHLLVVRPLTSVTASQLSEQQLHLPNLLEIQKLFEQQNYDRLLCSTELFMGPVALYLQRAFSVPAWFYMHTDWLDYLKYSTRLTHELRDRFRRILRLFYRQFDGIFVLNSDHKAWLASQDMGLKESQLHLTAHWLHPNFRQQVAATPLPTPYRHDPQSDHTPILIFVGRLSEEKGVLKIPSMMKHICRELPQAQIWFAGTGPAEAALQQLLPEPQARFFGWVDKSRLIELLLSADMMVMPSKFDTFGNVILEAFHCHLPVAAFNLKGPKEIIGQSGGGILADSSKELAQQIVAVLQDHDQLQQMRQAAYRRSLDYSEAPIMQQMLTAMGVSPPFSKSNLVEISST from the coding sequence TTGTCACTCTCTGACAGCACAATAGCGCTCATCTATTTAACCCGTAGTAGTACCATGCCCCCCAGCCCCTTCTACCGACAGCTGCGTCTCGGTTACGATCAATTTCTGCTAGAGCAGTCTAACCGTTTCCCATCAGCAGAGACAGTTCGTATCGATCTCCACTGCCACGATCACAATAGCGATCGCCCCGATGAGCTCTATGGCCGCATTCTCAATCTGCCAGAGACTTGGTTAAAGACCAAAACCTTGATAAAGCGGCTCGCTAACCAGCGTTGCGATCTCTTTACCATTACCAACCACAATAACGCCCGCTCCTGCTGGAAGCTGCTCGATAAGGGGATTGATGTTCTGCCAGGGGCCGAATTTACCTGCCACTTTCCCGATCGACAGACCAGTATCCATGTTTTGACCTACGGCTTCACGCCAGAGCAGGAGAGCCACCTAAATCGGCTACGACACAATATCTACCACTTTGCCGCCTACGCCAATGAGCACTACCTGCCGACAGTCTTGCCACACCCCCTCTACTTCTACAGCCTTAAGCACCAACCGACACTTGAGCTACTAGAGCTGTTCGCCTGCCTATTTGAGCGCTTTGAGGTGTTAAATGGCCAACGAGGCTATTGGCAAAATGGTCTCACCCGCCACTGGATTGAGAGCCTGACCGAGGAGACGATTGACGCCTACGGCAAAAAGCACGGCTTAAATCCGTTCGATTTTTGTCGTCGCCCCTACCAGAAGCGGTTAACGGGGGGGTCGGATGACCATAATGGCATCTTTGCCGGTAGTTGCGGCACCTTAGTGAGAATCCCCGATCTAGAGCGGCGGTTACGACAGCAGAAGCTCTCTACGCTGGTTTTAGAGGGGTTAAGAGAGGGGGAGTTAGCCCCCTTCGGTAGCGTGGGTGAAGATGAAAAGCTTAGCGTCACCTTTCTCGACTACTTCGCCCAGGTAACGATGACGATGGATGATCCCGGGCTAATGCGGCTACTGCTATTTAATGCCCCCACAGAAGATAAGCTCTGGTGCCTAGCCATTGGTAACGCCATTTTTGAGCTGCGTCGGCATAAATATACGATGCAGTTTCTGCGAGCGTTTCACCACGCCCTGCACGGAAAAAAGCCGGGCAAATGGCTCAAGTGGAGCGTTAGTCGCGACTATAAGCCGGTTCTACTGCAGCTAGAGCAGCTAGCGAAGGCCGAACGCCAGCAACCCGAGCAGTTTCAGCTCCAGCTTCGCCAAACCCTGTTCCAAGTTCATAACGATATTTTGCAACTCATGCTGCACCGTATCGATAAAGGGGCCGCTACCCCTATCGACTTTAGCCATCTGCTCTCCCTCTCAACCGAAGAGCTAGGGGAGAGTCTGGAGCTACCGGCCCATCTGCGCCAACTCTTTACCCCCACTAAAAGCAAAAGAGGGAGTGCCGGCGAATCACAACAGCCGATGGCTAATTTCAACCCCGCAGAGCTAGTTGATCAACTCTCTTTCCCGACGCTCGCGCTGTCGCTACTACTCGGTGCCTTTTTTACCAGTAGTCGGGTAGTACACGCTAACCGCCCCTTTTTAAACTCTCTTGCAGAGCATCTACAGCAGCTACAACATCCCCAACGAATCTTATGGCTAACCGACACCTTTGACGATAAAAATGGGGTCTCTAACAGTATGCAGAGTCTGCTCAAGGCGATTCAACACCAAAACTACCCTATCGACATTTTGGTCTGCCACCCAACCCTACAGCCACAAGCGCATCTGTTAGTGGTGCGGCCGCTGACCTCAGTCACCGCGAGTCAACTCTCAGAGCAGCAGCTCCACCTGCCCAATCTGCTAGAGATTCAAAAACTATTTGAACAGCAAAACTATGATCGCCTACTCTGCTCGACCGAGCTCTTTATGGGGCCGGTAGCGCTCTATCTGCAACGCGCCTTTTCGGTACCGGCTTGGTTCTATATGCACACCGATTGGCTCGACTATCTTAAGTATAGTACTCGCCTAACACACGAGCTTAGAGATCGGTTTCGGCGCATATTGCGGCTATTCTACCGTCAGTTTGATGGCATTTTTGTACTCAACAGCGACCATAAAGCGTGGTTAGCTAGTCAAGATATGGGCCTCAAAGAGAGTCAACTCCATCTAACCGCCCACTGGCTCCACCCAAACTTTCGACAGCAGGTTGCAGCAACCCCGCTGCCGACACCCTATCGGCATGATCCACAAAGTGATCACACCCCAATCCTTATCTTTGTCGGTCGTTTGAGTGAAGAGAAGGGGGTGCTAAAAATTCCCTCAATGATGAAGCATATTTGCCGAGAGCTGCCCCAGGCTCAGATCTGGTTTGCCGGTACCGGTCCGGCCGAGGCCGCCCTACAACAGCTACTACCCGAGCCGCAGGCCCGTTTTTTTGGCTGGGTCGATAAGAGCAGGCTCATTGAGCTGCTACTTAGCGCTGATATGATGGTGATGCCCTCCAAATTTGACACCTTCGGTAATGTCATCTTAGAGGCGTTCCACTGTCACCTGCCGGTTGCCGCCTTTAACCTTAAAGGGCCGAAAGAGATTATCGGCCAAAGTGGTGGCGGAATTTTAGCCGATAGCAGCAAAGAGCTTGCCCAGCAGATCGTTGCAGTCCTACAGGATCACGACCAGCTACAGCAAATGCGCCAAGCGGCTTATCGGCGCAGCCTCGACTATAGTGAAGCACCGATTATGCAGCAGATGTTAACCGCAATGGGGGTATCCCCCCCTTTTTCTAAATCCAATCTAGTGGAGATATCATCAACATGA
- a CDS encoding 3-hydroxybutyryl-CoA dehydrogenase, with amino-acid sequence MNQNRVGVVGAGVMGSGVAQNLAQSGYEVVLIDISEEVLSKTRQEISNNVRFSAFYAKDKSKVEPVETVLARIDFTTDYSQLKDVYFVVENASEKWEVKQAVYPLIDQYAPAEARVAADTSCFSITRLASLTQRADKIIGMHFMNPVPMKPTVEVIKGYHTSEETIKIGLDFLASFGKEGIVVNDLPGFVSNRVLMLTVNEAIYLLHEGVASAQQVDEIFRKCFGHKMGPLETADLIGLDTILYSVEVLWESYNDSKYRPCPLLKKMVDAGLLGRKSGEGFYQYQGGMKK; translated from the coding sequence ATGAACCAAAACAGAGTTGGCGTTGTCGGCGCTGGAGTCATGGGTAGCGGAGTTGCCCAAAATCTGGCCCAAAGTGGCTATGAGGTGGTGTTAATCGACATTAGTGAAGAGGTGTTGAGTAAAACTCGACAAGAGATTAGCAATAATGTCCGCTTTTCGGCCTTCTACGCCAAAGATAAGTCGAAAGTGGAGCCGGTCGAGACTGTCCTAGCGAGAATCGACTTTACCACCGATTACAGCCAATTAAAGGATGTTTACTTTGTAGTCGAAAACGCCTCAGAGAAGTGGGAGGTCAAACAGGCGGTCTATCCGCTGATTGATCAATATGCCCCAGCTGAGGCGAGAGTTGCAGCCGATACCTCCTGCTTTTCGATTACTCGGTTAGCCTCACTCACTCAACGAGCCGATAAAATTATCGGGATGCACTTTATGAATCCAGTCCCGATGAAGCCGACGGTTGAGGTGATTAAGGGGTACCATACCAGCGAAGAGACGATTAAAATCGGCCTCGATTTTCTGGCCTCTTTTGGTAAAGAGGGGATTGTAGTCAATGATCTGCCCGGTTTTGTCTCCAATCGGGTATTAATGTTAACGGTAAACGAAGCGATCTATCTACTCCATGAGGGTGTGGCGAGCGCCCAACAGGTCGATGAGATTTTCCGTAAATGTTTTGGCCACAAGATGGGGCCGCTAGAGACCGCCGATCTGATTGGTCTCGATACCATCCTCTATTCAGTTGAGGTGTTGTGGGAGAGCTACAACGACAGTAAATATCGCCCCTGTCCGCTATTGAAGAAGATGGTCGATGCGGGACTGTTAGGGCGTAAAAGTGGCGAAGGGTTCTATCAATATCAGGGAGGGATGAAGAAGTGA
- a CDS encoding PhoX family phosphatase, protein MTHNTLDETDFAKLTELALSRRSFLKGGLYLGAASFVTASGASLFAPEVQATTTRWLPFSPVEANSHDTVTVPKGFKWQSVVSWGDPMWSTGVPFDHASRGDAASQALAFGDNCDGMTLFNHNGRSILACNNEYANNEIIFGNRASNRPESVDDAKKGMLAHGVSIVELKNEGGHWKVVKDSYYNRKITPETPMEITGPARGHLLMQTAADPKGELTLGTWNNCGNGETPWGTYLTCEENFHDYFSSSEAELEISAELKRYGVNTKDRGYSWAMVDERFDIAKHPNEPNRVGYVVEIDPLDPSSTPKKRTALGRFKHENAELVIAQDGRVVVYMGDDERGEYLYKFVSAKQYSEMGDNRDLLEEGDLFAAKFNPDGSGEWLALTPETTAMASQAEIAIYTRQAASAVKATTMDRPEWVAAHPVKAEAYCCLTNNKNRGIKPNAGGDPTPVGGPNPRQDNRYGQIVRWQAANGDHTAAKFSWDLFVMAGNPTVHSDSRKGSDNINAENMFNSPDGLKFDSRGGMWIQTDGNYSNQEGFAGMGNNQMLLANTDTGEISRFMVGPKECEVTGITWSADRKTLFVGIQHPGEKGESHFPAGGDSVPRSTVIAISREDGGVIG, encoded by the coding sequence ATGACTCACAACACGCTCGATGAGACCGATTTTGCCAAACTGACCGAGCTCGCGCTATCGCGACGCAGCTTTCTAAAAGGGGGGCTCTATTTGGGGGCTGCCTCTTTTGTCACCGCTTCAGGGGCCTCTCTATTCGCCCCCGAAGTTCAGGCCACCACCACTCGCTGGCTCCCCTTTTCCCCCGTTGAAGCCAACAGCCATGACACCGTTACCGTGCCCAAAGGGTTTAAGTGGCAGAGTGTTGTTAGCTGGGGCGATCCGATGTGGTCAACCGGCGTCCCCTTCGACCATGCCAGCCGAGGCGATGCCGCCTCGCAAGCGCTCGCCTTTGGTGATAACTGCGATGGCATGACGCTATTCAACCACAACGGCCGCTCAATACTCGCCTGCAATAACGAATATGCTAACAACGAGATCATCTTCGGCAATCGAGCCTCTAACCGGCCAGAGAGTGTCGATGATGCCAAAAAGGGGATGCTGGCGCACGGAGTCTCTATCGTTGAGCTAAAAAATGAGGGGGGCCACTGGAAAGTAGTTAAAGATAGCTACTATAACCGCAAGATCACCCCTGAGACCCCGATGGAGATCACCGGTCCGGCGCGTGGTCATCTGCTAATGCAGACCGCCGCCGATCCAAAGGGTGAACTGACACTAGGCACTTGGAATAACTGCGGTAACGGCGAAACCCCTTGGGGCACCTATCTAACCTGTGAGGAGAATTTTCATGACTACTTCTCCAGTAGTGAGGCTGAGTTGGAGATCTCCGCTGAACTGAAGCGTTACGGAGTTAATACCAAAGATAGGGGCTACTCATGGGCGATGGTCGATGAGCGCTTTGATATCGCCAAACACCCTAACGAGCCGAATCGAGTCGGTTATGTGGTTGAAATCGACCCGTTAGATCCCTCCTCAACGCCAAAGAAACGCACCGCCTTAGGTCGCTTTAAACACGAAAATGCCGAGTTAGTTATCGCCCAGGATGGCCGTGTCGTCGTCTATATGGGAGATGATGAGCGCGGGGAGTATCTCTATAAATTTGTCTCTGCCAAACAATATAGCGAGATGGGAGATAACCGCGATCTACTCGAAGAGGGAGATCTATTTGCCGCCAAATTTAACCCCGATGGCTCTGGCGAATGGTTAGCCTTAACCCCTGAAACCACTGCTATGGCCTCACAGGCGGAGATCGCTATCTATACTCGTCAGGCCGCCTCTGCCGTTAAAGCGACCACCATGGATCGCCCCGAGTGGGTCGCCGCCCACCCTGTTAAAGCCGAGGCCTACTGCTGCCTTACCAATAACAAAAATCGTGGTATCAAACCGAATGCAGGTGGCGATCCTACCCCGGTTGGCGGCCCTAATCCGCGCCAAGATAACCGCTACGGCCAAATTGTCCGCTGGCAGGCTGCCAATGGTGATCACACCGCTGCCAAATTTAGCTGGGATCTGTTTGTGATGGCGGGCAATCCGACCGTTCACAGTGATAGCCGCAAGGGCTCGGACAATATCAATGCAGAGAATATGTTTAACTCCCCTGATGGCCTAAAGTTCGACTCCAGAGGGGGGATGTGGATTCAAACTGATGGCAACTACAGCAATCAAGAGGGGTTTGCCGGCATGGGTAATAACCAGATGCTGCTAGCGAATACTGACACTGGCGAAATTAGCCGTTTTATGGTCGGCCCTAAAGAGTGTGAAGTCACCGGTATCACTTGGAGTGCTGATCGTAAAACTCTCTTTGTCGGTATTCAGCACCCGGGGGAGAAGGGGGAGAGCCACTTCCCTGCCGGAGGAGATTCGGTACCCCGCTCAACAGTCATCGCCATTAGCCGAGAGGATGGGGGTGTGATCGGCTAG
- a CDS encoding EAL domain-containing protein: MQLPNELTILFQPIVMIHQQTILGYEAFIRGPANSPYINPQLLFEQAQHQGREAVIDLEIYCHLQVIKQFVSLELPGKLFLNSTLFHHNPLYHYTAADIVDIAAGSGLHREKLVVELKVNGDFNASDTEHQIALCHQSGIQLSLYQQAYIDKLTAYQGEMPDYIKFNRHLINDIAASPERQQLLQQSITHWEVQGAPLIAEGVESRDDFRYIANSGIAAAQGYYFSRPSASPPRALKLELFCTSEVEINRSQATLLNETVAILSTPTPSVPPDTLLNEVEQLFRHHQTLQSIPVVTDTGQPLGLVRRQHLYSLFALQYGRSLYAKNRVTTLIDEDTVTLDAHTPITEASSKITAVMQQQVESDFIITERGRYLGIGKVIELLRRITELQVRNAHYANPLTLLPGNVPIYEHFEGCVRDGMTFVVAYCDLDHFKPFNDIYGYSQGDGVIRKVAEILLEHSGSATDFVGHVGGDDFIIIFRSIDWKRRCHKILERFAASVAEFYASDDYQRGGFYAKSRQGEMTFYHLLSLSIGAVEINPHPEMTHHDISTLTTEAKKGAKAIAGNSLYVRTYTKAS, from the coding sequence ATGCAACTCCCTAACGAGCTGACGATTCTGTTTCAGCCTATCGTCATGATCCATCAACAGACAATTCTTGGCTATGAGGCTTTTATTCGGGGTCCGGCCAACTCGCCCTATATTAATCCACAACTGCTATTTGAACAGGCACAACACCAAGGACGCGAGGCGGTTATCGATCTGGAGATCTACTGCCACCTTCAGGTCATTAAGCAGTTTGTTAGCCTAGAGTTGCCAGGAAAACTCTTTCTCAACAGTACCCTGTTTCACCACAACCCCCTCTACCACTATACCGCTGCCGATATTGTCGATATCGCCGCCGGTAGCGGCCTTCATCGCGAAAAGTTGGTCGTTGAGCTTAAAGTAAATGGCGATTTTAACGCTAGTGACACCGAACACCAAATTGCGCTCTGTCACCAAAGTGGTATTCAGCTATCGCTCTATCAGCAGGCCTACATTGATAAGTTGACCGCTTATCAGGGCGAGATGCCCGACTATATTAAATTTAATCGCCATCTGATTAACGATATCGCCGCCTCACCCGAGCGACAACAGCTACTACAGCAGAGCATCACCCACTGGGAGGTGCAGGGAGCCCCCCTAATCGCCGAGGGCGTTGAGTCGCGTGACGACTTTCGCTACATCGCCAACAGCGGTATCGCCGCCGCTCAGGGCTACTACTTCAGTCGTCCCTCAGCCTCCCCACCTCGTGCCCTAAAGTTAGAGCTCTTCTGCACTAGCGAGGTCGAAATCAACCGCTCACAAGCGACACTATTAAATGAGACGGTGGCTATTTTAAGCACTCCAACCCCCTCAGTCCCCCCCGATACGCTCCTCAACGAAGTAGAGCAGCTATTCCGTCACCATCAGACGCTCCAATCGATTCCGGTGGTCACCGACACAGGTCAACCGCTAGGGTTAGTGCGGCGCCAGCACCTCTACTCACTCTTTGCGCTACAGTATGGCCGTTCGCTCTACGCTAAAAATCGGGTCACCACACTGATCGATGAGGATACGGTCACGCTCGATGCCCATACCCCCATTACTGAGGCCAGTAGCAAAATTACCGCAGTGATGCAGCAGCAGGTCGAGAGCGATTTTATCATTACGGAACGGGGGCGCTATCTTGGTATCGGCAAGGTGATTGAGCTGCTACGGCGAATTACCGAGCTACAGGTACGCAACGCCCACTATGCTAATCCGTTGACCCTGCTGCCCGGCAATGTCCCGATCTATGAACACTTTGAGGGCTGTGTTCGCGACGGTATGACCTTTGTTGTCGCCTACTGCGATCTCGATCACTTTAAACCGTTTAACGATATCTACGGTTACAGCCAAGGCGATGGCGTCATTCGCAAAGTGGCCGAGATTCTGCTCGAACATAGCGGTTCGGCCACTGACTTTGTCGGCCATGTGGGGGGAGATGATTTTATTATTATCTTTCGTAGTATCGACTGGAAGCGCCGCTGCCATAAAATCTTAGAGCGTTTCGCCGCTAGCGTCGCCGAGTTCTACGCTAGCGATGACTATCAGCGTGGCGGTTTTTACGCCAAAAGTCGCCAAGGAGAGATGACCTTCTACCACCTGCTTAGCCTCTCTATCGGCGCAGTCGAGATCAACCCCCACCCCGAAATGACCCACCACGATATCTCAACGCTAACGACTGAGGCCAAAAAGGGGGCTAAAGCAATAGCGGGTAACTCGCTCTATGTCCGTACCTATACTAAGGCGTCGTAA